The genomic interval AATGCATCATATGGTCTTACGTGTTGTGCTGAAAGGGTAGCAATTTTTAAGGCAATTTCAGATGGAGAAAAGAATTTTGATACTATTGTAATTGTTGGAGGGACTAAAGACCCTATTTCACCTTGTGGTGCTTGCAGGCAAGTAATGGCTGAGTTTGGGGATTTTAATGTAATACTTGTGAGTAAGGATAAGAAAATTAAAAAGATGACTGTTAAGGATTTGTTACCATATTCTTTTGAAAAGGAGAATCTTAAAGAATGACGAATGGAATGATTATTTCCATTC from Thermosipho atlanticus DSM 15807 carries:
- a CDS encoding cytidine deaminase, translating into MEKKKTEELIEKAFQARENAYAPYSNFKVGAALLTKSGKIYTGSNIENASYGLTCCAERVAIFKAISDGEKNFDTIVIVGGTKDPISPCGACRQVMAEFGDFNVILVSKDKKIKKMTVKDLLPYSFEKENLKE